A stretch of DNA from Endozoicomonas sp. 8E:
AGCTACTGTAATTCACCAACAATATAACATCGTTACTGAGAAAAAAGCTTAACCGGCCAGGAGCCTGTCAGAATGATCTGATTCAGGCATTCAACCTGATAGCAATGAGTCAAAAAAAAATGACAAGGCTCAGCTTGATGGGGTCAATAAGAGCCTACTTATTCAGCTGCCACTAATGCTGATCTTTTAAGCTTTTTCGTGACATCCAATGATCAGTATTCCGGCTCAGGACTATTTACCTGACAAGAGATCCTGATAACAGATCGGAAAGCACGTACTAAACCCCTAATCCAGACATGAGTTAATAAAGCCACTGACAAACCTTTATTGAAGTAGCCTTATGACCGAAAAAGAGAAAATGCTTGCAGGACTGGATTACATCGCATTTGATTCTGAATTGACCAAGGATCGTCTGGAGGCCAAGAAGCTGTGTCACCGCTTTAATCAAGTTTCACCGGACGACAAAACACAACAGGCAGAGGTTCTCAATGAACTTCTGGGTACCCTTTCGGAAGCATGGATAGAGCCCTTTTTCTATTGTGATTATGGCTACAACATCCACCTGGGAGAGAACTTTTACGCCAACCATCACTGCACGATTTTAGACGGTGCAAAAGTCACCATTGGTAATGATGTGCTGTTTGGTCCCAGTGTCACCATAAGCACTGCGGGACACCCTCTGGATTCAGTAACTCGAAACACAGGGCTGGAGTTCTGCAAACCCATCACCATCGGCAATAACGTCTGGCTGGGCGCTAATGTGAGCGTCAATCCCGGAGTAACTATTGGCGATAATTCTGTGATTGGAGCGGGCAGTGTGGTGACTCGTGACATTCCTGCCAATAGCGTGGCTGTGGGAGCCCCCTGCAGAGTCATTAAATCAGTCATGAGCAAAGA
This window harbors:
- a CDS encoding sugar O-acetyltransferase; translated protein: MTEKEKMLAGLDYIAFDSELTKDRLEAKKLCHRFNQVSPDDKTQQAEVLNELLGTLSEAWIEPFFYCDYGYNIHLGENFYANHHCTILDGAKVTIGNDVLFGPSVTISTAGHPLDSVTRNTGLEFCKPITIGNNVWLGANVSVNPGVTIGDNSVIGAGSVVTRDIPANSVAVGAPCRVIKSVMSKEAILSPLG